CCGGTGACGACTCCCACCTGCCGTCCACGGCGACCGCCTCGGTCCGGGTGGAACGCGCCGCGTCGACGGTGACCCTCTGGGGTCCGACCACGGCGGTTCCCGGCGCGGCGATCACCATCACCGGCCGGCTGACCTCGCAGGGGTACTCGCACGCCGGCGACTCGCTCACGGTCTCCCGCGCCGGTGCGGTGCTGGGCACCGTCACGGTCGACGCGGACCAGAACTTCTCCTTCACCGGCACCGCGCCGGACGAGGAGGGCACGTGGGGCTACGAGTTCGCCTACGCCGGCAGTGGCACCCTGCTACCGGGCACCGGCAGGGCGTCGATCCTGGTCTCCCGGACCGCGTCCACCGTGACGCTCGCCGGGCCGTCCTCGGCGCCCCGGGCCAAGCCGCTCACCATCACCGGCACCCTGGCCTCGCCGCTGGCCCTGCCGTCCGGGCTCACGGTGTCGGTCACCCGGATCGACCTGGAGCACCCGACCGGCCTCGCGCTGGGCACCCGGCCGGTCGGATCCGACGGCTCGTTCTCGGTCACCGACACCCCGCCGGCCGGCGGCACGGTGACCTACCGGGTCGCGTACGCCGGCGACAAGACGCACACCGCGGCGGCGGCGACCAAGGCGATCGCGGTCTCCCGGGTCACCCCGGCCCTGACGCTGACCAACGGCGGCAAGGTCTACGCGTACGGCCAGACGGTGTCGTTCACCGCGCACCTCGGCGCCACCTACAAGAACCGGACCGTGGAGATCTGGGCCGACCCGGCCGGCGCCGACCAGGCCAGGGTTCTGGTCAAGCGCGGCACCGTGAACAGCTCCGGCAACCTCACGGCGAGTGTCCGGCTGACCCGTGACACCACGCTGTCCGCGGTGTTCACCGGCGACGCGCGGTACGCGCCGCGCACCGTGACGGCGACGGTCGGCACCAAGGTCAACCTGTCGCTGAAGGTGTCCGGGTACTACAAGACGGCGAAGATCGGCAGCAAGAAGTACCGGTACTTCCACGTCAAGAACGACGCGCGGTTCTACACGTCGATGACCGGCGGCGCCACGCGGAAGGTCTACATCTCGGTCCAGCTCTACACCAAGGGCAAGTGGAAGACCCTGGACTCGGGCTACTTCGCCGCCAACGACGGGCTGTACCTGAACGGCGCCAAGCTGATCGGGGCCAAGCTGCGGGTGCGCACCGCGTACGTCAAGGGCGGCTCCGGCGACAGCCTGAACACCACCACCTGGACGGCGTACCAGTACCTCACGTTCGTCAAGTGACACCCGGCCACCCTCGGTGGCCGGTTCCGTGGTGACCACGGATGTGGACCCGTACTCCCGGACGAGACGCTGAAGTCCTCAGCCACCCTCGTCCGGGAGACACACCATGACCACGAACATCAGCGTCCCGACCCAGCGCCGCGAGCTGCGCGTGACCCGCAACGGCGTGCTCTGGACGCTCCAGATCCTCTGGGGCTTCTTCTTCGCCGGCAGCGGTTTCGGCAAGGTGCTGCTCTACGACGCGGCCCTGTACGCGGACGCCCCCCGCGCCGTCGCCTGGTACGCCGCGGTGCCCCAGCCCCTGATCGTCGTCATCGGGGTCGCCGAACTGCTCGGCGGCCTCGGCCTGATCCTGCCGGCCATCACCCGGGTCGCACCGAGGCTGGTCCCGCTCGCCGCCGCCGGCCTGGCTCTGACCATGCTCCTGGCCGCCGGCTTCCACCTGATCCGCGGCGAGTACCCGCTGATCCCGGTCAACCTGCTGCTGGGCGGGGTCTCGGCGTTCATCGCGGTGGGCCGGTCGCGCCACCGGCCGATCGCCCCGGAGCCGCTCACCACCCGGCGCGCGCTCGTCGCCCTCGCGGTCCTGGCGGTGCTGATCCTGACCATGATCATCCCGACCTGGTACACGATGACCCACACGCGGTTCTGACCGTCGCCGGCCGGACGGGTCCGTAAGCGGTTCGTAAGCGCGCACCGCCTGTCGTACCCGTCCGGCTCTCGGTTGACTGGAACCCGTGATCCGCAGACTTCTCACCAAGCCGGCCACCTGGATCGTCGCCGCCGTGCTCGGCGTCGGAGCGCTCTACTGGTTCCAGCCGTGGCGGCTGTTCACCGACACCACCGTGACCGACTCCCTGGCGGTCCCGGCCTCCGCGCCCCCGGCCACCGCCGCGTCCGCGTCCGCCTCCGCCTCCGCGCCGGCGGCGCCGGTCGCGACCGTGGTGGCGCAGGGCAGCTTCGTCACCCACGAGCACGACACCACCGGCACCGCGCGGATCGTCCGCAACGCCGACGGCAGTCACCAACTCGAACTGGTCGGCCTGGACACCACCGACGGCCCCGACCTGCGGGTCTGGCTCACCGACCAACCGGTCCGCGCGGGCGCCGCGGGCTGGCGCGTCTTCGACGACGGCGAGTACCGGGAACTCGGCCGCCTCAAGGGCAACCACGGCGACCAGGTCTACGCGATACCGGCCGGCGTCGATCCCGCGGAGTTCCGCAGCGTCAGCATCTGGTGCAAACGCTTCTCGGTCTCCTTCGGCGCCGCTGCCCTCAGCACGACCTGACTCCCGTCGCAACTAGACCGTCACGTCGAACCGGGTGCGATGTCAAAGGCAAGTCCGGCGACAGCCTTCACCGAGTAGCGACGCGGGCGGCCGGAGCCGCCCGCGTCCCTCTAGAAGTAGGTCGAGTACAGGTTGTTCGTCGGCCAGGCGGTGACCTTGCCGGCCGCCGTCCAGAGCTGCGCGTCGATGTCGCCGTAGCCCAGCCCGGAGGCGTCGTCACGCTGGTTGAACAGCGCTGCCCAGCTCATTCCGTGATAGGTACGCACCAGCAGCGTGTACGTGCCGGGCATGCTGCCGACGTGCCAGGTGTTGCGGCCGGTCCCGCCGGTGGTCACCGGTCGCACCGCCCAGCCGAGACCGTAGTACCAGCCGTCGGGGTTGACGCCGAGGCTCGGCGTCTTGAAGACCTGGCCCAGCGCGGTGCTGCCGAGCACCGTGCCGGCCTTGTCGAACATCGACGCCCAGCGCACCATGTCGACGGCCGAGGCGATCCAGCCGCCGTGCGCGTCCATCACCCGCATGCTGAACGAGCCGTACGGGGCCGGCACGACATCGCCGGTCTCGTTCAGCACGGTGGTGCCGGTGTACTTCGACACGTACGGCACCTCGCCGGTGTGCTTGGCGATGCTCCAGCCCTGCGCCATCCGGGTGATGCCGAGCGGGGTCAGCAGCTTCTGTTGCACGTACGTCGCGTACGGAAGCCCGCTGACCGCCTCGATCACCCGGCCCGCGAGGTTGTACCCGAAGTTGCAGTAGGCGACCTTGGTGCCCGGGGTGAAGTCGAGCAGCTGCCCGGACATGTACTTGATGACGTCCTTCGGGTACAGCTCCATCGGCACACCCAGTGCCTTGGCGACCACCCGGTCATTCCACTGCGGGTCCGGGGTGACGCTCGAGTCCCAGCCGCCGGTGTGCTGGAGCACCTGCCACAACGTGACGTTCGCGAGGCGCGGGTCGCGGGTCTGCCCCGCGGGCGGCGTCAGGTCGAGAATGCTGCCCACCTTGGTGGTCAGCGTCAGCTTGCCGTCCTGCACCAGCTTGACGATGGCCGCCGCGGTCAGTGACTTGGACAGGCTGGCCACCCGGAACAGCGAGGTGGGTTGCACGTTCAGCGCGGTGTCGGCACTCCACTTGTATCCCCGGGCGAGCACGAGCCGCCCCTTGTAGGTCACGGCGAGCTGGCCGGCGGTGATGTTCCGCGCCTGCATGAACGACTTCATGGTGCTGTCGAACGAGGACAGGGCCGGGACGGCGGTCCCCGTTGCCTTCCAGGTGGCGGCCGCCGTGTCCGACGTCGTGTCCGCCGAGGCGGCCCGGAAGCCGCCATAGGTGGCGGCGCCGAAACCGGCTCCCACCGCGAGTTTGCCCAGGGTGCGTCGGCTGAGCCGACTGTTACCTTCGGTCACGGTCAATGATGATGCCCGATAAGCGGGCGGGTCCGGCGAGGAGCCCGCCCGCTTTCTGTTCCGCTCCGGGTCAGGCCGGGTTGCGCTTGGGGACCCGCCAGAGGCGGACCTTGCCGTCGGCG
Above is a genomic segment from Actinoplanes ianthinogenes containing:
- a CDS encoding Ig-like domain repeat protein; protein product: MGNRKISAATVAVLTGTTALAVGSAAPALADTSPVLAVTSVGDMLVDGAHDRIFISDPDAGKVVAIDYSGNQLGAAQVGTAEDLALAPDATRLYVTSRAGQAIIALDTTSLEQIAAYPLGFVPADVAATGDRIWFSYASGLHGRLGTIDPSGETAAVQLDRYDTGTSAAELATSAAKPNRIGVAAMGKTAVLDASGDTVTEVAVAAAGGQETDLAISPDGDQIATVSPGYYGVTLRNTSDLATSKSLPFQDYSYAVDFGPDGSIAGVSHGVSSPGVHVYARSGELITSLTSSNNGRGLDKGVAWEPDGDRLFAVSANGTVFRLNTYTDTKHSPTTIALSAPPAAVPGAPVTLTGTLTSSLSLPAGTVVAISRGGSALDNATVGAGGSFSFTDTPPADGVATYQVSYAGDDSHLPSTATASVRVERAASTVTLWGPTTAVPGAAITITGRLTSQGYSHAGDSLTVSRAGAVLGTVTVDADQNFSFTGTAPDEEGTWGYEFAYAGSGTLLPGTGRASILVSRTASTVTLAGPSSAPRAKPLTITGTLASPLALPSGLTVSVTRIDLEHPTGLALGTRPVGSDGSFSVTDTPPAGGTVTYRVAYAGDKTHTAAAATKAIAVSRVTPALTLTNGGKVYAYGQTVSFTAHLGATYKNRTVEIWADPAGADQARVLVKRGTVNSSGNLTASVRLTRDTTLSAVFTGDARYAPRTVTATVGTKVNLSLKVSGYYKTAKIGSKKYRYFHVKNDARFYTSMTGGATRKVYISVQLYTKGKWKTLDSGYFAANDGLYLNGAKLIGAKLRVRTAYVKGGSGDSLNTTTWTAYQYLTFVK
- a CDS encoding DoxX family protein — protein: MTTNISVPTQRRELRVTRNGVLWTLQILWGFFFAGSGFGKVLLYDAALYADAPRAVAWYAAVPQPLIVVIGVAELLGGLGLILPAITRVAPRLVPLAAAGLALTMLLAAGFHLIRGEYPLIPVNLLLGGVSAFIAVGRSRHRPIAPEPLTTRRALVALAVLAVLILTMIIPTWYTMTHTRF
- a CDS encoding DM13 domain-containing protein, producing MIRRLLTKPATWIVAAVLGVGALYWFQPWRLFTDTTVTDSLAVPASAPPATAASASASASAPAAPVATVVAQGSFVTHEHDTTGTARIVRNADGSHQLELVGLDTTDGPDLRVWLTDQPVRAGAAGWRVFDDGEYRELGRLKGNHGDQVYAIPAGVDPAEFRSVSIWCKRFSVSFGAAALSTT
- a CDS encoding serine hydrolase domain-containing protein; translated protein: MTEGNSRLSRRTLGKLAVGAGFGAATYGGFRAASADTTSDTAAATWKATGTAVPALSSFDSTMKSFMQARNITAGQLAVTYKGRLVLARGYKWSADTALNVQPTSLFRVASLSKSLTAAAIVKLVQDGKLTLTTKVGSILDLTPPAGQTRDPRLANVTLWQVLQHTGGWDSSVTPDPQWNDRVVAKALGVPMELYPKDVIKYMSGQLLDFTPGTKVAYCNFGYNLAGRVIEAVSGLPYATYVQQKLLTPLGITRMAQGWSIAKHTGEVPYVSKYTGTTVLNETGDVVPAPYGSFSMRVMDAHGGWIASAVDMVRWASMFDKAGTVLGSTALGQVFKTPSLGVNPDGWYYGLGWAVRPVTTGGTGRNTWHVGSMPGTYTLLVRTYHGMSWAALFNQRDDASGLGYGDIDAQLWTAAGKVTAWPTNNLYSTYF